A part of Cytophagia bacterium CHB2 genomic DNA contains:
- a CDS encoding sigma-54-dependent Fis family transcriptional regulator — MPLHILIVDDEPQIRNTLSGLLSDLGHATLACASGEEALEIIQQQSIDLIFLDLRLTGMSGMEVLQRMRDQNLVIPTFMISAHADINLAVQATRLGAYNLLEKPLQPERVVLEVKHFAERMALERERDTLRQRAGVSEEMIGESPAMIELRKAISKAAPSEARVLITGENGTGKELVAEALHRQSLRKDKPFVRVNCAAIPRELIESELFGHEKGAFTGATRRKIGLIEQANGGTIFLDEIGDMSLDTQAKLLRVLQQNELMRVGGAQTIRFDVRVISATNKELNAEISAGRFREDLYFRISVIPIEVPPLRNRLADLPLLAGHFLAQLAAAYGRRAKLLTPEAAQLLMQHHWPGNVRELRNIIERLMIMNDEPAITAEYVHQALPNLTSSPALSSASLAPAAVSGDHGYALLDTNFDFPLRDRLEKFEYDLLLKFFELTKGNVSEMARRLRTDRANLHRKLQRYNIK, encoded by the coding sequence ATGCCCCTGCACATCCTTATCGTCGATGACGAGCCACAAATTCGAAACACCTTGAGCGGACTGCTCTCCGATCTAGGCCATGCCACTCTCGCCTGTGCTTCCGGCGAGGAAGCGCTTGAAATAATTCAGCAACAATCCATTGATTTGATCTTTCTTGATTTGCGCTTGACGGGCATGAGTGGAATGGAGGTTTTGCAGCGCATGCGCGACCAAAACCTTGTGATTCCCACGTTCATGATTTCAGCGCATGCGGACATCAATCTCGCGGTGCAAGCCACGCGGCTGGGCGCTTATAACTTGCTCGAAAAACCGTTGCAGCCTGAGCGTGTCGTGCTCGAAGTCAAACATTTCGCCGAACGCATGGCGCTCGAGCGCGAGCGCGACACGCTGCGGCAGCGCGCAGGCGTAAGCGAGGAGATGATCGGCGAGTCGCCGGCGATGATTGAATTGCGCAAAGCCATCAGCAAAGCCGCGCCTTCGGAGGCGCGCGTACTGATCACCGGCGAAAATGGGACAGGCAAGGAATTGGTGGCCGAAGCGCTGCATCGGCAAAGCCTGCGCAAAGACAAGCCGTTCGTGCGCGTCAATTGCGCCGCGATTCCGCGCGAGCTGATTGAAAGTGAATTATTCGGCCATGAAAAGGGCGCATTTACCGGCGCCACGCGGCGCAAGATCGGTTTGATCGAGCAGGCCAACGGCGGCACGATTTTTCTTGATGAAATCGGCGACATGTCGCTTGACACGCAGGCCAAGCTTTTGCGCGTGTTGCAGCAGAATGAGTTGATGCGGGTGGGCGGCGCGCAAACCATTCGCTTCGATGTGCGGGTTATCTCCGCCACCAACAAGGAGCTCAATGCCGAGATCAGCGCCGGCCGCTTTCGCGAAGATTTGTATTTCCGCATCTCGGTGATTCCAATCGAAGTGCCGCCGTTGCGCAACCGGTTGGCGGATTTGCCGCTGCTTGCCGGACATTTTCTCGCGCAGCTTGCCGCGGCATACGGACGCCGGGCAAAGCTGCTCACGCCGGAAGCAGCGCAACTGCTCATGCAACATCACTGGCCGGGCAATGTGCGCGAGCTGCGCAATATCATCGAACGCTTGATGATCATGAATGATGAGCCGGCCATCACTGCCGAATATGTCCACCAAGCCCTTCCCAACCTTACCTCTTCCCCGGCGCTCTCTTCCGCGTCGCTTGCGCCAGCAGCCGTTTCCGGAGATCATGGCTATGCCTTGCTGGACACCAACTTCGATTTTCCGCTGCGCGACCGCCTGGAAAAATTCGAGTACGATCTTCTGCTGAAATTCTTTGAACTGACCAAGGGCAATGTCAGCGAGATGGCCCGCCGTCTGCGCACCGATCGCGCCAACCTGCATCGTAAGTTGCAGCGCTACAATATCAAATAA
- the hflX gene encoding GTPase HflX, whose translation MHETQTRERERALLVGFTTDSHSRVAVEDSLQELALLADTAGADVIETIIHSRPKIDPAFFIGRGKAEFIASLVVEHDIDVVIFDDDLSPGQAKNLEELLERKVIDRSGLILDIFARRARTREARTQVELAQLEYLLPRLTRMWSHFSRQVGGIGVRGPGETQLEVDRRIVRQRIAHLAKDLKKIDLQRAVRRQHRAGVFKVALVGYTNAGKSTLLNALTEADVFVEDRLFATLDPTVRALRWPQNGYQKEVGPIVLIDTVGFIRKLPHHLVASFKTTLDEVRDASLLLHVIDVTHPQFEQQIATVRSVLNDMQLNDYPVLHVFNKVDLLPESGLLQRLEQEFAPAIFVSAQRKMFLADLQRWINDFAAASAEEFEAELPISEPAKLARVHEMAHVLARRFEEDKVILKLRARQAAAKQIRQLLANHSPNIVA comes from the coding sequence ATGCATGAAACCCAAACCCGTGAGCGCGAGCGTGCGCTGTTAGTGGGATTCACCACGGATAGTCATTCCCGTGTTGCCGTCGAGGATTCTTTGCAGGAATTGGCGCTGCTGGCCGACACCGCCGGCGCCGACGTTATCGAAACCATCATTCACTCCCGCCCTAAAATCGACCCGGCTTTTTTTATTGGCCGCGGCAAAGCTGAATTCATCGCGAGCCTGGTTGTTGAGCACGATATCGACGTCGTCATTTTCGATGATGATCTCTCGCCCGGCCAGGCTAAAAATCTTGAAGAACTGCTCGAGAGAAAAGTCATCGACCGCAGCGGTTTGATTTTGGATATTTTTGCGCGCCGCGCGCGCACGCGGGAGGCGCGCACGCAAGTCGAACTCGCGCAGTTGGAGTATCTACTACCGCGCTTGACGCGCATGTGGAGCCACTTTTCACGACAAGTTGGCGGCATTGGCGTGCGCGGGCCGGGTGAAACCCAGCTCGAAGTTGACCGCCGCATCGTGCGCCAGCGCATTGCCCATCTTGCAAAAGATTTGAAGAAGATCGATTTGCAGCGCGCGGTGCGCCGCCAGCATCGCGCCGGCGTGTTCAAGGTTGCGCTGGTGGGCTATACCAACGCCGGCAAATCGACGCTGCTGAATGCGCTGACGGAAGCCGACGTGTTCGTGGAAGATCGTTTGTTCGCCACCCTCGATCCGACGGTACGCGCGTTGCGCTGGCCGCAAAACGGGTATCAAAAAGAAGTCGGGCCAATCGTCTTGATCGACACCGTCGGATTCATTCGCAAGCTGCCGCATCATCTCGTGGCCTCCTTCAAAACCACGCTCGATGAAGTGCGCGACGCCTCGTTGCTGCTGCACGTGATCGACGTTACGCATCCGCAATTCGAGCAACAAATTGCAACCGTGCGCAGTGTGCTCAACGACATGCAGCTCAACGATTACCCGGTGCTGCATGTGTTTAACAAGGTCGATTTGTTGCCTGAAAGCGGGCTGCTGCAACGGTTGGAACAGGAGTTCGCGCCGGCGATTTTTGTCTCCGCGCAGCGCAAAATGTTCTTGGCGGATTTGCAGCGCTGGATCAACGATTTCGCGGCGGCCAGCGCGGAGGAATTCGAAGCGGAATTGCCGATCTCCGAGCCGGCCAAGCTCGCCCGCGTGCACGAGATGGCGCATGTGCTGGCCCGGCGCTTTGAAGAAGACAAAGTGATTTTGAAATTGCGTGCGCGCCAGGCCGCCGCGAAACAGATACGCCAGTTATTGGCAAATCACTCGCCCAATATTGTCGCGTGA
- a CDS encoding type II toxin-antitoxin system HicA family toxin, which produces MPSFGPIKRKDLIYYLRQIGFDGPYSGGKHQIMIKGNLTLRVPNPHQSDIGKELLARVLKQAGISKENGEKL; this is translated from the coding sequence ATGCCTTCCTTTGGTCCAATTAAGCGTAAAGACCTGATCTATTATTTGAGGCAAATTGGATTTGACGGCCCTTATTCCGGAGGAAAACATCAGATCATGATCAAAGGCAACCTCACGTTGAGGGTGCCCAATCCTCATCAGAGCGATATCGGGAAGGAACTCCTGGCCAGAGTTCTGAAGCAAGCCGGAATTTCGAAGGAAAACGGGGAGAAGCTTTAG
- a CDS encoding type II toxin-antitoxin system HicB family antitoxin: MLMNYIDTTMRKARYEILPDDGTFYGEIPGFDGVYANTNSLETCREELREVLEEWIMFRISRNLSLPVVDGIELVITKVA, from the coding sequence ATGCTGATGAATTATATTGACACAACAATGCGAAAGGCAAGATATGAAATTTTGCCGGATGACGGCACTTTTTACGGAGAAATTCCGGGATTCGACGGCGTTTATGCAAATACTAATTCCCTCGAGACCTGCCGGGAAGAGTTACGCGAAGTGCTGGAAGAGTGGATTATGTTCCGAATTTCTAGAAACCTTTCTCTACCCGTTGTTGATGGAATCGAACTCGTTATTACGAAAGTCGCCTGA
- a CDS encoding VWA domain-containing protein, translating to MFGFLNSALLWAMAAVALPLLIHLLTKRKLKVVAISTIAFLKRLERENIRQLKLKQLLLLLLRMLIVALLVLAFARPTLRQNSAALAQRARATAVIIVDNSLSMAAAPEGISSLALARRQVQAIADIFSPGDEIHFITAAKPATLLPGGPFVEADKLRDAVQTLPQTWAETDLAGAFALAREVLEKSRNVNRELYVLTDGRAANLPALSEITGVRGYVVRYTKPLPNNLTLTGATLGNQIFERGKSFEVTAIVANNGANDVQSQLLHLYLNDKRVAQQSVAAPAGTQRSVTFRAVPDTTGFIAGRMTLEDDDLPADNTQYFTFYIPPHRRLLAVGERPADLVYVRAALQFSAANNHAATQSWKEITTKELAAERLQSYDGILLANVSRFPEGAAERLINFMDGGGGVIVMPGSEVDLRHYNEALLSRINLGAFGETMGSLSRSDNFMQIGRIDFSHPLFDGVFESSADKPRLDSPQFRFAVQLRLSSGATSIIDYSNNYPFLAERRVGNGRVLLFTSSVEEAWSDFSFKGIFAPLLYRSVVYVAQSRDNLQETATVGSELTNVLRIPAEELSVELPTGEQLKTPVQVLGQNYQVRVTETAEPGFYQLRDRGQALHTWAVNFNAAELSTAPVAEEALAAAAGVTSLAALSAEGDLRAQIEAARYGSELWQIFLIAALIAMAIEMLLYRSTATGVASGKGKTVELSQENAGVA from the coding sequence ATGTTTGGATTCCTCAACTCGGCTCTCTTGTGGGCAATGGCGGCGGTCGCATTGCCCCTGCTCATCCATCTTCTCACCAAACGCAAGCTCAAAGTCGTTGCGATCAGCACTATTGCTTTTCTCAAACGCCTGGAGCGCGAGAACATTCGGCAGCTCAAGCTGAAACAATTGCTGCTGCTCCTGCTGCGCATGCTGATCGTGGCGCTGCTGGTGCTGGCCTTTGCCCGGCCCACCCTGCGGCAAAACAGCGCCGCGTTGGCGCAGCGCGCGCGCGCAACCGCGGTGATCATTGTCGATAATTCACTGAGCATGGCAGCCGCGCCCGAGGGCATTTCATCTTTGGCTTTGGCGCGCCGTCAAGTGCAAGCGATTGCAGACATTTTTTCTCCGGGCGATGAAATCCACTTCATCACCGCAGCGAAGCCTGCAACGCTGCTGCCCGGCGGCCCATTTGTCGAGGCGGATAAGCTGCGCGACGCCGTGCAAACGCTGCCGCAGACCTGGGCGGAAACCGATCTCGCAGGCGCATTTGCGCTCGCGCGTGAGGTGTTGGAGAAGTCGCGCAACGTCAATCGCGAGCTTTATGTGCTCACCGACGGCCGCGCGGCAAATCTGCCGGCGCTGTCTGAAATAACCGGTGTGCGCGGTTATGTTGTGCGTTACACCAAACCGCTGCCCAATAATTTGACGCTCACCGGCGCGACGCTCGGCAATCAAATTTTCGAGCGCGGCAAGAGTTTCGAAGTCACGGCAATTGTGGCCAACAACGGCGCGAATGATGTGCAAAGCCAACTGCTGCACCTTTACCTTAACGACAAGCGCGTGGCGCAGCAAAGTGTGGCCGCGCCTGCCGGCACGCAGCGTTCCGTAACGTTTCGCGCGGTGCCCGACACGACAGGGTTCATCGCCGGCCGCATGACGCTGGAAGACGACGATTTGCCCGCCGATAATACGCAATACTTTACGTTTTACATCCCGCCGCATCGGCGTTTGCTGGCGGTGGGCGAGAGGCCGGCGGATCTCGTTTACGTGCGCGCCGCCCTGCAATTCAGCGCCGCAAACAATCATGCCGCCACGCAAAGCTGGAAAGAGATTACCACCAAAGAATTGGCCGCGGAACGCTTGCAGAGCTACGACGGCATCCTGCTCGCCAATGTCAGCCGCTTCCCGGAAGGCGCAGCAGAGCGCTTGATCAATTTTATGGATGGCGGCGGCGGCGTGATCGTCATGCCCGGCAGCGAAGTCGATTTACGCCATTACAACGAAGCACTGCTCTCGCGCATCAATCTCGGCGCCTTCGGCGAAACCATGGGAAGTCTCTCGCGCTCGGACAATTTTATGCAAATCGGGCGCATTGATTTTTCACATCCCCTCTTTGACGGCGTGTTTGAGAGCAGCGCGGACAAACCCCGCCTGGATTCGCCGCAGTTTCGCTTTGCCGTGCAATTGCGTTTGTCGAGCGGCGCAACTTCTATTATCGATTATTCGAACAATTACCCGTTTCTTGCCGAGCGCCGGGTGGGCAATGGCCGTGTGCTGCTGTTCACTTCATCCGTTGAAGAGGCGTGGTCGGATTTTTCCTTCAAGGGAATTTTTGCGCCGCTGCTGTACCGTAGCGTCGTGTATGTTGCGCAAAGCCGCGATAATTTACAGGAGACGGCAACCGTGGGTAGTGAATTGACCAATGTCTTGCGCATACCTGCGGAAGAGTTGTCCGTAGAATTACCCACCGGCGAGCAGCTCAAAACGCCGGTACAGGTGTTGGGACAAAATTATCAAGTGCGCGTGACGGAAACCGCGGAACCGGGCTTTTACCAGTTGCGCGATCGCGGGCAGGCGCTGCACACCTGGGCGGTGAATTTCAATGCGGCAGAATTGAGCACGGCGCCCGTTGCTGAAGAAGCTCTGGCCGCGGCTGCGGGCGTCACTTCTCTTGCAGCACTGTCCGCCGAGGGCGATTTGCGAGCGCAAATCGAGGCTGCGCGTTATGGCTCCGAACTGTGGCAGATTTTTCTCATCGCGGCGCTGATTGCAATGGCTATCGAAATGCTGCTTTATCGCAGCACTGCGACGGGTGTCGCTTCGGGGAAAGGAAAAACAGTGGAATTATCACAAGAAAACGCGGGAGTCGCCTGA
- a CDS encoding DUF1801 domain-containing protein — MSVILQMAVHRNQFKTTQPAAGRITPEKFLSGFPPTTQALAQRLRELIKQTVPNCIEKVYPGWRLLGYRVLIKNKSHYFCFIAPLPDGVVLGFEYGIFISDPKGLLQGEGKQVRQLTVKSQKGIRSRKFAAFIKEAAELAALPKRELVRK, encoded by the coding sequence GTGTCAGTTATTTTGCAAATGGCCGTTCACCGGAATCAATTTAAAACTACCCAGCCTGCCGCCGGACGGATTACGCCGGAAAAATTTCTTTCCGGCTTTCCTCCCACAACGCAAGCCCTCGCGCAACGCCTGCGCGAGCTTATCAAACAAACGGTTCCCAACTGCATCGAAAAGGTATATCCCGGCTGGCGCTTGCTTGGCTATCGCGTTCTTATTAAAAACAAAAGTCATTACTTTTGCTTCATTGCACCATTGCCGGATGGCGTTGTACTCGGTTTTGAATACGGCATTTTTATTTCTGACCCCAAGGGTTTATTGCAAGGCGAGGGTAAACAAGTGCGGCAATTAACCGTCAAAAGTCAAAAAGGCATCCGCTCGAGAAAATTTGCGGCATTTATAAAAGAAGCGGCAGAACTGGCAGCTCTGCCAAAGCGGGAATTGGTGAGAAAGTAG